The following proteins come from a genomic window of Flavobacterium crocinum:
- a CDS encoding glycoside hydrolase family 88 protein, producing the protein MYTRFFTLLTALFLLGNQGYSQKNKTFNITKQLEYCAEQASKTLKVIPNDGTSPRTVPNGSKEWKFVGYKDWTSGFWPGELWFLYEATKDKKWEKEADKFSRFLTPLSVSKAGDHDLGFQVFNSFGNGYRLTKNPEYKEIILKTADTLATLFNPKVGTIQSWPHNKMGGHNTIIDNMMNLELLFWASKNGGNKKLYDIAVKHAETTMANHFRPDNTSYHVIIYDFETGKKIKGRTAQGYSDDSMWARGQAWAIYGFTMTYRETKDFKFLDFAHKLARVYLDRLTTEDLIPYWDFNAPNIPNEPRDASAAAIVSSALLELSAYTKDKNLKNEYLTKAKKMIASLSDHYQSHDVNSAFLLHSTGHKPANSEIDCSINYADYYYLEALLRLQKLK; encoded by the coding sequence ATGTATACAAGATTTTTTACGCTACTTACTGCTTTGTTTCTTTTAGGAAATCAAGGTTATTCTCAAAAAAACAAAACGTTTAATATTACAAAACAGTTGGAATATTGTGCAGAACAAGCTTCTAAAACATTAAAAGTAATTCCAAACGACGGAACTTCACCAAGAACAGTTCCAAACGGAAGTAAAGAATGGAAATTTGTTGGCTACAAAGACTGGACAAGCGGATTCTGGCCTGGCGAATTGTGGTTTTTATATGAAGCAACAAAAGATAAAAAATGGGAAAAAGAAGCCGATAAATTCAGTCGTTTTTTAACGCCTTTGTCTGTCAGCAAAGCCGGAGATCACGATTTAGGTTTTCAGGTTTTTAATAGTTTCGGAAACGGATACAGATTGACTAAAAATCCGGAATACAAAGAAATTATCCTAAAAACTGCTGATACTTTGGCAACACTTTTTAATCCTAAAGTAGGAACAATTCAGTCCTGGCCTCATAATAAAATGGGCGGTCATAATACTATTATTGATAATATGATGAATTTGGAATTATTGTTTTGGGCTTCAAAAAATGGCGGAAATAAAAAGTTATACGATATTGCCGTAAAACATGCCGAAACGACAATGGCGAATCATTTTAGACCGGATAATACTTCTTATCACGTGATCATTTATGATTTTGAAACTGGTAAAAAAATAAAAGGAAGAACTGCTCAGGGGTACAGTGATGACAGTATGTGGGCTAGAGGACAAGCTTGGGCAATTTATGGATTTACAATGACGTACAGAGAAACTAAAGATTTTAAGTTTTTAGATTTTGCTCATAAATTAGCAAGAGTGTATTTGGATAGATTGACCACAGAAGATTTAATTCCGTATTGGGATTTCAATGCGCCAAATATTCCAAACGAACCAAGAGATGCTTCGGCCGCAGCCATTGTTTCTTCGGCACTTTTAGAGTTAAGTGCTTATACAAAAGACAAGAATTTGAAAAATGAGTATCTGACAAAAGCGAAAAAAATGATTGCTTCACTTTCAGATCATTATCAGAGTCATGACGTTAATTCGGCATTCTTATTACATTCAACTGGACATAAACCCGCGAACAGTGAGATCGATTGTTCTATAAATTACGCAGATTATTACTATCTTGAGGCATTATTAAGACTTCAGAAATTAAAATAA
- a CDS encoding NYN domain-containing protein, producing MALSNSKDLKLAVLIDADNVPYSNVKGMMEEIAKLGTPTTKRIYADWTKPNANGWKGVLLEHAITPIQQYSYTVGKNSSDSALIIDAMDLLYSGKLDGFCIVSSDSDFTRLAIRLRESGMKVIGIGEKKTPSSFIVACDRFIYIEVLDGATQKKKPKVAAADTKKPVEKPAEKALHKIDKQTIELIEATIEDIEDDDGWAFLGDVGNLIVKKKPEFDPRNYGFSKLTPMLKSLTDILEIDERESDKKGIKHVYVRLRFN from the coding sequence ATGGCTTTAAGCAACTCGAAAGATTTAAAACTAGCTGTTCTTATCGATGCCGATAATGTTCCGTATAGTAATGTAAAAGGCATGATGGAAGAAATTGCAAAGCTTGGAACTCCAACCACCAAAAGAATTTATGCCGATTGGACCAAACCAAATGCAAACGGCTGGAAAGGTGTTTTATTGGAGCATGCTATTACTCCTATTCAACAGTACAGTTACACAGTTGGAAAAAACTCTTCAGATTCTGCTTTGATTATTGATGCAATGGATTTGCTTTATTCGGGAAAACTAGATGGATTCTGCATTGTTTCGAGCGATAGTGATTTTACTCGTCTTGCTATTAGACTCCGCGAATCAGGGATGAAAGTAATCGGAATTGGAGAAAAGAAAACTCCAAGTTCTTTTATTGTAGCCTGCGACCGATTTATTTACATTGAAGTTTTGGATGGAGCCACTCAAAAGAAAAAACCAAAAGTCGCGGCTGCGGATACCAAAAAACCTGTCGAAAAACCTGCTGAAAAAGCATTACACAAAATTGACAAACAAACCATTGAACTTATCGAAGCCACAATCGAAGATATCGAAGATGATGACGGCTGGGCTTTTCTTGGAGACGTTGGAAACTTAATCGTAAAGAAAAAACCTGAATTTGACCCCCGAAATTATGGTTTTTCTAAGCTCACACCAATGTTGAAATCTTTGACTGATATTCTGGAAATTGATGAAAGAGAATCGGACAAAAAAGGAATCAAACACGTTTATGTACGTTTAAGATTCAACTAA
- a CDS encoding ribosomal maturation YjgA family protein, giving the protein MKKLRIYYTIIFFFIIFLGILSRKISFIPLWIGDFLYAVMIYFLVRIFLPFKNTFLIALLSLLICYGIEFLQLYQSEWIIKLRKTLFGRYVLGQGFLWSDIIAYTFGILTAFIVERFTSNFLNRKSV; this is encoded by the coding sequence TTGAAAAAACTAAGAATCTACTACACCATAATTTTCTTCTTCATCATTTTCCTCGGAATCCTTTCAAGAAAAATCTCTTTCATTCCATTATGGATAGGCGATTTTTTATATGCTGTAATGATTTATTTTTTAGTTCGAATATTTCTTCCGTTTAAAAATACTTTCTTAATTGCATTGCTTTCTCTGTTGATTTGTTATGGCATTGAATTTTTGCAATTATACCAGAGCGAATGGATAATAAAACTTAGAAAAACTCTTTTTGGAAGATACGTGTTAGGTCAGGGATTTTTATGGTCGGATATTATTGCCTATACTTTTGGAATACTAACTGCTTTTATTGTAGAAAGATTTACTTCGAATTTTCTTAATCGAAAGTCTGTGTGA
- a CDS encoding DEAD/DEAH box helicase — MNKFEQLGLNESLLKAILDLGFENPSEVQEKAIPLLLEKDTDMVALAQTGTGKTAAFGFPLIQKIDADNRNTQALVLSPTRELCLQITNELKNYSKYEKGINVVAVYGGASITEQAREIKRGAQIIVATPGRMQDMINRGLVNIKNIDYCILDEADEMLNMGFYDDIVSILSDTPDEKSTWLFSATMPQEVARIAKQFMSDPLEITVGAKNSGSSTVSHEFYLVNARDRYEALKRLADANPDIFSVVFCRTKRDTQAIAEKLIEDGYSAAALHGDLSQAQRDGVMKSFRGRQIQMLVATDVAARGIDVDNVTHVVNYQLPDEIETYNHRSGRTGRAGKLGTSIVIVTKSELRKISSIERIIKQKFEEKSIPSGIEICEIQLLHLANKIKDTEVDHEIDNYLPAINNVLEDLSKEELIKKMVSVEFNRFIAYYKKNRDISVSGGERRERSDSEPREFNNNGAVRYFVNIGSRDNFDWMSLKDYLKETLDLGRDDIFKVDVKEGFSFFNTDPQHTDKVMDVLNNVQLEGRRINVEISKNDGGGRRDHNNRGGRRDSGRRDGNFAPRREGGFRSDRNSSRDGGSREGGFRSDRNSSAPRREGGFRSSAPRNENGGSDRAPRRSENFGDSSRPRRSRRD, encoded by the coding sequence ATGAATAAATTTGAACAATTAGGATTAAATGAATCGTTACTGAAGGCGATTTTAGATCTAGGATTTGAAAATCCGTCAGAGGTACAGGAAAAGGCGATTCCCCTATTATTGGAAAAAGACACGGATATGGTTGCGTTGGCTCAGACAGGGACAGGGAAAACGGCAGCTTTCGGTTTTCCGCTAATTCAAAAAATTGATGCCGACAACAGAAATACACAAGCATTAGTTTTATCGCCAACACGCGAGTTATGTTTACAGATTACTAACGAACTTAAAAACTACTCTAAATACGAAAAAGGTATTAATGTGGTAGCAGTTTACGGAGGAGCTAGTATAACAGAACAAGCAAGAGAAATAAAGAGAGGTGCACAAATTATTGTGGCAACTCCAGGAAGAATGCAAGACATGATTAACAGAGGTCTGGTAAACATTAAAAATATAGATTACTGTATTCTTGATGAGGCTGACGAAATGTTAAACATGGGATTCTATGATGATATCGTATCTATTTTATCAGATACTCCAGATGAAAAAAGCACATGGTTGTTTTCTGCAACTATGCCGCAAGAGGTTGCAAGAATTGCAAAACAATTCATGAGCGATCCTCTAGAAATTACTGTAGGAGCTAAAAACTCTGGTTCATCTACAGTTTCTCACGAATTTTATTTAGTTAATGCTCGTGACCGTTACGAAGCTTTAAAACGTTTAGCTGATGCTAATCCGGATATTTTCTCTGTAGTTTTCTGTCGTACAAAAAGAGACACTCAGGCTATTGCTGAGAAGTTAATTGAAGATGGATATAGCGCTGCTGCGTTACACGGAGATTTATCTCAGGCACAACGTGACGGTGTAATGAAATCGTTCCGTGGAAGACAAATTCAGATGCTTGTTGCTACTGACGTTGCTGCTCGTGGTATTGACGTTGATAACGTAACTCACGTTGTAAACTACCAATTACCTGATGAGATTGAAACTTACAACCACCGTTCAGGTCGTACTGGTAGAGCTGGAAAATTAGGTACTTCTATTGTAATCGTTACAAAAAGTGAATTACGTAAAATTTCTTCTATCGAAAGAATCATCAAACAAAAATTCGAAGAAAAATCTATTCCTTCCGGAATCGAAATCTGCGAAATTCAGTTATTACACTTAGCAAACAAAATTAAAGATACTGAGGTTGATCACGAAATTGACAACTATTTACCAGCAATCAACAATGTTCTTGAAGATTTATCTAAAGAAGAATTGATCAAGAAAATGGTTTCGGTAGAATTTAACCGTTTCATCGCTTATTACAAAAAGAACAGAGACATTTCTGTTTCTGGTGGCGAAAGACGTGAAAGAAGTGATTCTGAACCAAGAGAGTTCAATAATAATGGTGCAGTTCGTTATTTTGTAAACATCGGTTCCAGAGATAACTTTGACTGGATGTCATTAAAAGATTACTTAAAAGAAACATTAGATTTAGGTCGTGATGATATCTTTAAAGTTGATGTAAAAGAAGGATTCTCTTTCTTTAACACTGATCCACAGCATACTGACAAAGTAATGGACGTTTTAAACAACGTACAATTAGAAGGTCGTCGTATCAATGTTGAAATTTCTAAAAATGACGGCGGAGGAAGACGTGACCACAACAACCGTGGAGGAAGACGTGATTCTGGAAGAAGAGACGGAAACTTTGCTCCAAGACGTGAAGGCGGATTTAGAAGTGATAGAAATTCTTCAAGAGACGGAGGTTCACGCGAAGGTGGTTTTAGAAGCGACAGAAATTCATCTGCTCCAAGAAGAGAAGGTGGCTTTAGAAGTTCTGCTCCAAGAAACGAAAATGGTGGTTCTGACAGAGCTCCAAGACGTTCAGAAAACTTTGGCGACAGCTCAAGACCAAGAAGATCAAGAAGAGATTAA
- a CDS encoding carboxypeptidase-like regulatory domain-containing protein, which translates to MKYFAVFFFILMANIGFAQDTQPTVPQRVSGYIINDNSKQPLVGVNVINTNKVRGAKSDEKGYFEIDVQVNDTLHFSILGFQSLRIRVTNDWIKNKVTRIQLTEKAIALEEVIIAPFTLTGYLEIDSKLIPTKENYRYSISGLTQGYEAGEYAPNAFGKVLGSIFNPADMLYNFFGKNGKELKKLKEMKKDDTVRTLLESKYDRETVAVLLGISKDEIPEIMHRCNYSDSFIQTANDLQIMDAISACYEQYKVLKRN; encoded by the coding sequence ATGAAATATTTCGCAGTTTTCTTTTTTATTCTTATGGCCAATATTGGTTTTGCGCAAGACACGCAGCCAACAGTTCCTCAAAGAGTTTCAGGTTACATTATCAACGACAACAGCAAACAGCCTCTTGTAGGCGTAAACGTTATCAACACCAATAAAGTTCGCGGTGCAAAATCTGACGAAAAAGGGTATTTTGAAATCGACGTTCAGGTCAATGATACACTGCATTTTTCTATTCTTGGTTTTCAATCTCTAAGAATCAGAGTTACAAATGACTGGATCAAAAACAAAGTAACCCGCATTCAGCTTACCGAAAAAGCGATTGCTCTGGAAGAAGTTATTATTGCTCCTTTTACCTTAACAGGATATCTTGAAATTGATTCTAAATTAATTCCAACAAAAGAAAATTATCGTTACAGTATTTCAGGCCTTACTCAAGGTTATGAAGCCGGAGAATATGCTCCAAATGCATTTGGTAAAGTTTTAGGATCCATCTTTAACCCCGCCGATATGCTTTATAATTTCTTTGGAAAAAATGGTAAAGAACTCAAGAAGCTGAAGGAAATGAAAAAGGACGATACTGTAAGAACGCTTTTAGAATCGAAATACGATCGTGAAACAGTTGCGGTATTATTAGGTATCAGCAAAGATGAAATCCCTGAAATTATGCACCGCTGTAATTATTCTGATTCTTTTATCCAAACAGCAAACGATCTTCAGATCATGGATGCAATTAGCGCTTGTTATGAGCAATACAAGGTCTTGAAACGAAATTAA
- a CDS encoding ABC transporter ATP-binding protein: MQLSVLYKKILPFVKPYRKMVIATLLLTFLGSFAAQVNAVILKYTVDTINNLMVAHEPLSKGFHLLGIISIVLLVKELVNSVVQFGQKFYGEKLRIFIARDISQTIVEKILSYRMEFYTSDENESGKLQTRIDAGISSLTRLVQNFFIDILPLFANAFVALVIMFYANVYVGLVSLCIIPIYFYISQLQATRLSGFRRRMRNYRETKNNGIISLIESITVIKSFVRESTEADRHEKIQFEMTENQLETRKTSFIFESIKSFVEQIGVVIIIILTAYFVLNNQMTIGAIMFHIMLFNNVSSPIRQLHRIYDEVNDALIYSEGFFDILEAEKEVETSGNYIPEKIIGLIEVKNVDFVYPNGTQALYDINFTVKPNETSALVGLSGAGKSTIINLLDKFYLPSSGQILLDGVDLADYNTDFLRKNIGLVLQKNHIFKGTVAENILYGKPEASQKEVIEAAKQAYIHEQVIQLPKGYDSDAHLLSGGQQQRIAIARLFLKNPPIIFLDEPTASLDAIATEQIKKSLDAIKKDRTVIIISHSISQIIDASNIIVLEKGRCVEKGTHDELYDNKGTYYQIFMAMANSLNIDKITQTFD; encoded by the coding sequence ATGCAATTATCTGTACTCTATAAAAAAATCCTGCCTTTTGTAAAACCTTACAGAAAAATGGTAATTGCTACTTTACTGCTTACATTTTTAGGATCTTTTGCAGCGCAGGTTAATGCAGTAATCTTAAAATATACTGTCGATACAATTAATAATTTGATGGTTGCGCATGAGCCTTTATCAAAAGGTTTTCATCTTTTAGGGATTATTAGTATTGTTTTGCTAGTCAAGGAATTGGTGAATTCTGTTGTTCAGTTTGGCCAGAAATTTTATGGTGAAAAACTCCGTATTTTTATTGCTCGTGATATTTCTCAAACCATAGTAGAAAAAATTCTAAGCTACAGAATGGAATTTTATACTTCTGATGAAAATGAAAGCGGGAAACTGCAAACCAGAATTGATGCCGGAATCAGCAGTTTGACACGATTAGTCCAAAACTTTTTTATTGATATTCTTCCCTTATTTGCTAATGCTTTTGTGGCTTTGGTTATTATGTTTTATGCCAATGTTTATGTCGGCTTGGTAAGCTTATGTATTATTCCGATTTACTTTTATATTAGCCAATTGCAAGCAACAAGATTAAGCGGATTCAGAAGAAGAATGCGTAATTATCGGGAAACTAAAAATAACGGAATCATAAGTTTAATCGAATCAATAACGGTGATTAAATCTTTTGTACGCGAATCTACAGAAGCGGATCGACATGAAAAGATTCAGTTTGAAATGACCGAGAATCAACTGGAAACCCGTAAAACCAGTTTTATTTTTGAAAGTATTAAAAGTTTTGTGGAACAGATTGGAGTTGTAATCATCATAATCCTGACCGCTTATTTTGTATTGAATAATCAAATGACCATTGGGGCAATTATGTTTCATATTATGTTGTTTAATAATGTTTCGTCGCCAATTCGTCAATTACATCGAATTTATGATGAAGTAAACGATGCCTTAATTTATTCTGAAGGTTTCTTTGATATTCTGGAAGCAGAAAAAGAAGTGGAGACTAGCGGTAATTATATCCCCGAAAAAATTATCGGATTAATCGAAGTCAAAAATGTTGATTTTGTTTATCCAAACGGAACTCAGGCATTGTACGATATAAATTTTACGGTTAAACCGAATGAAACTTCTGCTCTGGTCGGATTAAGTGGTGCCGGGAAAAGTACTATTATTAATTTACTGGATAAATTTTATCTGCCATCGTCAGGTCAGATTTTGCTGGATGGAGTGGATTTAGCAGATTACAATACCGATTTTCTGCGTAAAAACATCGGTTTGGTTCTACAGAAAAACCACATTTTTAAAGGAACGGTTGCAGAGAATATTTTATACGGAAAACCTGAAGCTTCTCAGAAAGAAGTTATCGAAGCAGCAAAACAAGCCTACATTCATGAACAGGTAATACAGTTACCAAAGGGGTACGATTCGGATGCACATTTACTTTCGGGCGGACAGCAACAACGAATTGCCATTGCAAGGCTTTTTCTTAAGAATCCACCCATCATTTTTCTGGATGAACCAACAGCAAGTTTAGATGCTATTGCTACCGAGCAGATTAAAAAATCTTTAGATGCCATAAAAAAAGACAGAACCGTTATTATCATTTCGCATAGTATTTCTCAAATAATCGATGCGTCCAATATCATTGTTTTAGAAAAAGGAAGATGTGTCGAAAAAGGAACTCATGATGAATTGTACGATAATAAAGGAACCTATTATCAAATATTTATGGCAATGGCCAATAGTTTAAATATTGATAAAATCACACAGACTTTCGATTAA
- a CDS encoding FMN-binding glutamate synthase family protein, with protein MRKKFFIYGFLLFLIVLAIYYYTGRGYLLVFIIPLLLIVGAYNASQEKHAILRNFPVLGYFRYLFEMIAPEIQQYFIERSTDGKPFSRNQRSLVYQRAKNIDSSTPFGTQLNLNTENYEGIKHSIFPAKVNEELPRVLVGGKDCKQPYSASLFNVSAMSFGSLSEHAVRAINIGAKKGNFYQNTGEGGLTEFHLAGGGDITWQIGTGYFGCRDAEGNFSPENFAEKANLPNVKMIEIKLSQGAKPGHGGVLPAAKNTEQIAKIRGVVPHTMILSPPGHHAFSDAKGLIHFIKQLRDLSNGKPIGFKLCIGNTAEFENICQEMINEDIYPDFITVDGAEGGTGAAPLEFADGVGMPFEPALIFVNQTLVRLGIRDKMRIIGSGKIISGYSILHAVALGADMCNSARGFMFSLGCIQALRCHNNECPTGVATQNKMLMKGLVVTDKSERVYHFHKNTLHSANELLAAAGKNSFADVDINIFMRGDEFANLSDMYFPDNLKNVTQFS; from the coding sequence ATGAGAAAGAAATTCTTTATTTACGGATTCTTATTGTTTCTAATTGTTCTTGCAATTTATTATTACACTGGGCGAGGTTATTTACTCGTTTTTATTATTCCGCTTTTGCTAATTGTAGGCGCTTACAATGCCTCTCAGGAAAAACATGCTATTTTAAGAAACTTCCCAGTCTTGGGTTATTTCCGATATTTATTCGAAATGATTGCCCCGGAAATTCAGCAATATTTTATAGAAAGATCTACAGACGGAAAACCTTTCTCCAGAAATCAGCGTTCCCTGGTTTACCAAAGAGCTAAAAACATTGATTCTAGCACTCCTTTTGGAACTCAATTAAATTTAAATACCGAAAACTACGAAGGAATAAAACATTCTATTTTTCCGGCAAAAGTAAACGAGGAATTGCCTCGCGTATTGGTTGGCGGAAAAGATTGCAAACAACCTTATTCTGCTTCTTTATTTAATGTTTCTGCAATGAGTTTTGGTTCATTGAGTGAACATGCAGTTCGTGCCATTAATATTGGTGCTAAAAAAGGGAATTTCTACCAAAATACAGGAGAAGGCGGACTAACGGAATTTCATCTTGCCGGAGGTGGAGATATTACCTGGCAAATTGGTACAGGCTATTTTGGATGCCGTGATGCAGAAGGAAATTTTAGTCCGGAAAATTTTGCAGAAAAGGCAAATCTTCCCAATGTAAAAATGATTGAAATCAAACTTTCTCAAGGTGCAAAACCTGGTCACGGCGGAGTATTACCAGCTGCTAAAAATACGGAGCAGATTGCTAAAATTAGAGGAGTTGTTCCTCACACTATGATTCTTTCTCCTCCCGGACATCATGCTTTTTCTGATGCGAAAGGATTAATTCATTTTATAAAACAGCTTCGTGATTTATCAAACGGAAAACCAATTGGTTTTAAACTTTGTATTGGAAATACCGCAGAATTTGAAAACATCTGTCAGGAAATGATTAATGAAGATATTTACCCGGATTTCATTACAGTTGACGGTGCTGAAGGTGGAACAGGTGCCGCTCCTTTAGAATTTGCCGATGGTGTTGGAATGCCTTTTGAACCGGCATTGATTTTTGTTAATCAAACATTGGTTCGTTTAGGAATTCGTGATAAAATGCGCATTATCGGAAGTGGAAAAATTATTTCTGGTTATTCTATTTTACATGCCGTAGCTCTTGGTGCAGACATGTGCAACAGCGCAAGAGGATTTATGTTTTCTTTAGGCTGTATCCAGGCACTTCGTTGCCATAATAACGAATGTCCAACAGGAGTTGCGACTCAAAACAAAATGCTGATGAAAGGTTTGGTTGTAACCGATAAATCTGAAAGAGTTTATCATTTTCATAAAAACACACTTCATTCTGCCAATGAACTTTTAGCTGCAGCCGGCAAAAACAGTTTTGCCGATGTGGATATTAATATTTTTATGCGAGGTGACGAATTTGCCAATTTATCAGACATGTATTTCCCTGATAATTTGAAAAATGTTACTCAGTTCTCTTAA
- a CDS encoding aminoacyl-histidine dipeptidase, giving the protein MSQEIRNLEPKALWNKFADLNEVPRPSKKEERVIEFMKNFGNSLGLETFEDEIRNVIIRKPATPGMENRKPIVMQGHLDMVHQKNADTVFDFDTQGIDMYVDGDWVRARGTTLGADNGLGVATIMAILESTAIPHPAIEALFTIDEETGMTGALNLKGGILQGQILLNLDTEEDDEIDIGCAGGIDVTATRTYHEEEVPEGSVGYTITVKGLNGGHSGMDIHKGLGNANKIMNRLLFDGFENFGLQVVEINGGSLRNAIPRESVAKVIISQMFDEAYVYDMQEIISDIKAEYKTTEPNLTIEIVKGDLPEKVMDLGVQEGIIRAIYAAQNGVYKMSADMADLVETSNNIARVVVKDGEILVGCLTRSSVESSKFDLANSLRSAFELVGCEVELSGSYPGWTPNVNSEILEVLKEIYEKQNGEQPKVVACHAGLECGILGTNYPDMDMISFGPTIHGAHSPDERASISSAQKYWKFVLEILENIPVRS; this is encoded by the coding sequence ATGAGTCAGGAAATAAGAAATCTGGAACCAAAAGCACTTTGGAATAAATTTGCAGATTTAAATGAAGTTCCGCGTCCATCTAAAAAAGAAGAACGTGTGATTGAGTTTATGAAAAACTTTGGAAACAGTTTAGGTCTGGAAACTTTCGAAGATGAAATCAGAAACGTAATCATCAGAAAACCGGCAACTCCGGGAATGGAAAATCGTAAACCGATTGTTATGCAAGGACATTTGGATATGGTGCATCAGAAAAATGCAGATACTGTTTTCGATTTTGATACGCAAGGAATCGATATGTATGTTGATGGTGACTGGGTTCGTGCCAGAGGAACTACTCTTGGTGCTGACAACGGACTTGGAGTAGCGACTATTATGGCGATTTTAGAAAGCACAGCTATTCCGCATCCTGCAATTGAGGCTTTGTTTACAATTGATGAAGAAACTGGAATGACAGGAGCTTTAAATCTTAAAGGAGGAATTCTTCAAGGTCAGATTTTATTGAATTTAGATACTGAAGAAGACGATGAAATTGATATTGGATGTGCAGGAGGAATAGATGTAACCGCTACAAGAACCTATCATGAGGAAGAAGTTCCGGAAGGTTCTGTTGGATATACAATCACAGTCAAAGGATTAAACGGAGGACATTCAGGAATGGATATTCATAAAGGTTTAGGAAACGCCAACAAAATTATGAACCGTTTATTGTTTGACGGATTTGAAAACTTTGGTTTACAGGTTGTTGAAATAAACGGAGGAAGTCTTCGAAATGCAATTCCGAGAGAAAGCGTTGCCAAAGTAATCATTTCTCAAATGTTTGACGAAGCTTATGTGTATGATATGCAGGAAATTATTTCTGATATCAAAGCAGAGTATAAAACAACTGAACCCAACCTGACTATTGAAATCGTAAAAGGAGATTTACCTGAAAAAGTAATGGATCTTGGCGTTCAGGAAGGGATTATCAGAGCAATTTATGCAGCTCAAAATGGAGTGTATAAAATGAGCGCTGATATGGCTGATTTGGTTGAAACTTCAAATAATATTGCTCGTGTTGTTGTTAAAGACGGAGAAATTTTAGTTGGATGTTTAACACGTTCTTCTGTTGAATCTTCAAAATTTGATTTGGCTAATTCTTTGCGTTCGGCTTTCGAATTAGTTGGATGTGAAGTAGAACTTTCGGGTTCTTATCCGGGATGGACACCAAATGTAAATTCTGAAATTTTAGAAGTTTTAAAAGAGATTTACGAAAAACAAAATGGGGAGCAGCCTAAAGTTGTAGCTTGTCACGCTGGTTTAGAATGCGGAATTTTAGGAACAAATTATCCGGATATGGATATGATTTCTTTTGGACCAACTATTCACGGAGCGCATTCTCCGGACGAAAGAGCGAGTATTTCTTCTGCTCAGAAATACTGGAAATTTGTATTGGAGATTTTAGAGAATATTCCAGTTAGGAGTTAA
- a CDS encoding non-canonical purine NTP diphosphatase: MKLVFASNNKNKIAEIQSMLPESIKILSLEDINCFEDIPETADTIEGNAILKADYVTQKFGYNCFADDTGLEVQALNGEPGVYSARYAGEQKNADDNMNKLLEALKNEESRNAQFKTVITLNLDGKQYLFTGIAKGEITETKTGTNGFGYDPIFKPENFDKTFAELPLETKNAIGHRGKAVQQLIDFLNATK, from the coding sequence ATGAAACTCGTTTTCGCTTCAAACAACAAAAATAAAATAGCCGAAATTCAAAGTATGCTTCCTGAAAGCATTAAAATATTAAGTTTAGAAGACATTAATTGTTTTGAAGATATTCCTGAAACCGCTGATACCATAGAAGGAAATGCGATTTTAAAAGCCGATTATGTAACACAAAAATTTGGTTACAACTGTTTTGCAGACGACACCGGCTTAGAAGTTCAGGCTTTAAACGGTGAACCCGGAGTTTATTCTGCGAGATATGCCGGCGAACAAAAAAATGCCGATGATAATATGAATAAACTTCTGGAAGCTTTAAAAAATGAAGAAAGCAGAAACGCTCAGTTCAAAACCGTTATCACTTTAAATCTGGACGGAAAACAATATTTATTCACAGGAATTGCAAAAGGAGAAATTACAGAAACCAAAACAGGAACAAACGGTTTTGGATACGACCCGATTTTCAAACCTGAAAATTTCGACAAAACCTTTGCAGAACTGCCATTGGAGACAAAAAATGCAATAGGTCATCGCGGAAAAGCGGTTCAGCAACTAATTGATTTCCTGAACGCCACAAAATAA